In the genome of Sphingomonas alpina, the window GCCAGGGCGTTCGTCGGCGGCAACATCCGGTTGATCGGCGACCAAGCCGCCGATTTCGACACGGGCTATCGTGCTGCGTTCGGGCGCCGGCTGCAGCTCGACGGTTACCAGACCGTCGATTTGCGCGCGGGCGTCGATTTCGGCTCATTCACCGTCACCGCCTATGCCAAGAATCTCACCAATGAGCGCGGTTTCAACAATCTTGCGGGCTTTGGCACGCGGCCCGGCACGGCGGTGGCAGCATCGCCGATCCGGCCGCGTACGGTCGGCGCTACGCTCGGCTTCTCCTTCTGATCGGCGGTACCATGTCACATTCAAGCGCACTGCGCGAACCCCGCGAGCGTGCGTCGGGGGCTTGCCAAAGTCCTATCTCCTGTTCCTCGGGGACACGACCATAACCGGCTATGCCAAGACCGCTTTCGGCCTGCGCGACTGGGCGGGTGATGCCTGTGTCGGCGAATATGCGCTCGCCGGCGCGACCGTCTCGACCGGCCTGCCGCGCCTCTCCCCGGCCGAGGCGCGGCTGCGCGGCGCGCGCGCGATGATCATCGGTGTCGCCAATGCCGGCGGAGTGATCCCGGACAGCTGGGTCGCCGGTCTGATCGAAGCGCTAGAGGCCGGACTGGACCTGGTCAGCGGGATGCATATGAAGCTTGGCGACATGCCGGTTCTACGCAATGCCGCTGAACGCCTTGGGCGTGAATTGATCGACGTGCGTACGCCGCCGGCGGGCATCCGTGTCGGTACGGGGGCGAAACGCGGTGGCAAAAGGCTGTTGACCGTCGGTACCGATTGCGCACTGGGCAAGAAATACACTGCGCTGGCCATTGCGCGCGCCTTTCGGGCACGCGGCGTCAATGCTGATTTCCGCGCCACCGGCCAGACCGGGATCATGATAGCCGGCGGCGGCATCCCGATGGATGCGGTGGTGTCGGATTTCCTCGCCGGCGCGGCCGAACTGCTCAGCCCCGATGCACCGGCCGATCACTGGGACGTGATCGAGGGGCAGGGTTCGCTGTTCCACCCGGCCTATGCCGCGGTGACACTCGGCTTGCTGCACGGCAGCCAGCCCGATCTGTTCGTCGTTTGCCATGAGCCCGGCCGTACCGCGATGCTAGGTCATCCGGGCTTTACCCTGCCGTCGATCGAGACGGTGATTGCCGAGACGGTGGCGCTTGGCCGCCTGACCAACCCGGCGATCCGCTGCGCCGGGGTGAGCCTCAACACCGGCGCGCTCGGTACCGAGACCGCCGCGGCTCTGATCGCGGCCGAATCCGATAGGCTCGGTCTGCCGGTCGCCGATCCGATCCGCGGGGGCGCCGCGTTCGAGCGCCTTATCGACGCCTGCCTCGCATGAGCCAGGTTGCACCCAGGACGGGATCGAGCTGGTTCCAGCGGTTCCTGCTGCCCGGTTTCGCTTTCAAGGCGGTGATCATCGGCGGCGGTTACGCGACGGGCCGCGAGCTTGCAGAGTTTTTTCTGCCCAGCGGTCCATGGGGCGGCCTTGCCGGTATGGTGCTGGCGATGCTGGTGTGGAGCGTGGTCGCCGCGACCACGTTCCTGTTCGCGCGGCGCACCGGCGCGCGCGATTACAGCAGCTTCTTCGAAGCCCTGCTCGGTCGCGGCTGGGTGGTGTTCGAACTGGGTTATTTCCTGTTTCTGGTGCTGATCCTCGCCGTGTTCGGCGCAGCAGCGGGCGCGATCGGCCATGCCGCGCTGGGACTGCCGCCGATCGCCGGCACGCTGGCGCTGATGGCGGGCATCGCGATCTTTGCCGGCTACGGCAACACGGCGGTCGAGCAGCTGTTCAAATATGTCTCGTTCCTGCTTTACGGCGTCTATGCGCTGTTCCTGGTCCTGGCGCTGGCCGGGTTCGGCGACCGCATCGCCACCGGTTTCGCCATCCCGGCGGTGTCCGACGGCTGGGCGCTCGGCGGGCTGACCTATGCCGGCTACAACATCATTGGCGCGGTGGTGATCCTGCCGGTGCTGCGGCACATGACCAGCGACCGCGACGCAGTGGTCGCGGGACTCGTCGCCGGGCCATTGGCGATGATCCCGGCGATCATCTTCTTCGTGTGCATGATCGCCTTTTATCCGCAGATTGGTGCCGAAGTGTTGCCGTCGGATTATCTGCTGACTCAGCTTGGCAATCCGGTGTTCCATCTGCTGTTCCAGCTGATGATCTTCTCCGCCCTGCTCGAAAGCGGTACCGGCGCGGTCCATGCCGTAAACGAGCGCATCGCCAAGGCCTGGCGCGTCCGGCGCGGTACGGCGCTCGGCAATGGCGGGCGGCTCGTGATTGCGATCGCGCTGCTTGTCCTGTGCATGCTGGTCGCCGACCGGTTCGGGCTCGTGACCCTGATCGCCAAGGGCTACCGCGCGCTCGCCTATGTGTTCCTCGCCGTCTATGTCCTGCCGCTGATGACGCTTGGCGTCTTCCGACTGTGGCGTGGCGGCAACCCAGCCCCGGAGGCCCAATGAACCGTTTCGCACTTGCTCTGGCGCTGACGTCAACTCAGCTCGCCACGCCGCTCTGGGCAGCGCCGCCCAAGGGTTTCGAGACACGCGTCGAAACGCTGCGCAAGACGGTCGGCGTGCCCGGCATGGCGATCGCCATTGTCGAGAATGGCAAGACCGTGCTCGCGCGCGGCTGGGGCGAGAAGAAGCTCGGGTCGAACGATCCGGTGACGCCGAACACGATCTTCCCGACTGGATCGACCGGCAAGGCCTTCACGGTCGCGGCGCTCGCCACCCTGGTCGATGCCGGCAAGATCGGCTGGGACGACAAGGTGATCGACCGCCTGCCCGGCTTCCAGATGTATGATTCCTGGGTCACGCGCGAGATGACGATCCGCGACCTGCTGGTCCATCGCAGCGGGCTCGGG includes:
- a CDS encoding DUF1611 domain-containing protein, producing MPKSYLLFLGDTTITGYAKTAFGLRDWAGDACVGEYALAGATVSTGLPRLSPAEARLRGARAMIIGVANAGGVIPDSWVAGLIEALEAGLDLVSGMHMKLGDMPVLRNAAERLGRELIDVRTPPAGIRVGTGAKRGGKRLLTVGTDCALGKKYTALAIARAFRARGVNADFRATGQTGIMIAGGGIPMDAVVSDFLAGAAELLSPDAPADHWDVIEGQGSLFHPAYAAVTLGLLHGSQPDLFVVCHEPGRTAMLGHPGFTLPSIETVIAETVALGRLTNPAIRCAGVSLNTGALGTETAAALIAAESDRLGLPVADPIRGGAAFERLIDACLA